The Sorghum bicolor cultivar BTx623 chromosome 6, Sorghum_bicolor_NCBIv3, whole genome shotgun sequence genome contains the following window.
ATCAGTGTGTTAGTTCCTGAGAACTCTAACTCCTACTCCCAATTTGTGAAATCAATAATCTTTGTTATTTGCTACCACAGGTACCATGGATTCAGGAGCATATTTCGCTGACCTGATTACAAAAGGGCATGGTCTTGCTGGTCAGTCTGAAAATCCACCTCCTCCTCAGGAAGTAGTAGCACAAGATGAGGTTCAAACAATAGGGAAACGAAATCAGAGAAGAACAAAAAATTTcacagttgaagaggatgaacaACTTGTAAAAGCATGGCTAAACGTGAGTTTGGATCGAGTGAAAGGTGTTGACCAACCACATACCACATATTGGGAACGTATACATGCATATTTCCATGTCCACAAGGATTTCTCATCTGATCGCACCCAAGGGTCTCTAATGAACCGTTGGTCTGGTATACAACACGATGTTAACCTCTTTGCTGGTTGTCTTTCCAAGACTGAGTGCGAAAATCAAAGTGGAGTGTCTATCGATGACAAAGTTTGGTGACACACCTTTCCCTTTCGAATTGTATGTGATTTGGATGCACCTCATACATTCATTTTTTTCCACTATGTAGCAAGCAGATGCATTGAAAATGTTTATTAGAGAAGACAGGCAGCATAGGCAATTCTCATACATGCATTGCTGGAAAATATTAAAAGACCAAACTAAGTGGGCAGATAGGCGCAGGAAGATGGAAACCCAGAAGACAATCAGTAAAAAGCATAACGTTGTAGCCAATTCAAGTACTGCATCGGCTTCTCCTTTGCTGCCTTCTCCTACTATTGATGGGAATGAGCATTCAAATAGTGCACTTCAGAGACCTCCAgggcaaaagaagaagcaaaaaTTATGGCAACATTGTAGCATTGAAGCATTGGATTATCTTTTGGCTAAAAAGAAAGAAGCCGATGCAGATAAAGAGTTGAATAAAGAGGAGCGgtgcaagaaagcctttgcattGCAGGAAGAAAGGATTAGACTAGAGAAAGAAAAGCTTGAGTTACAAAGGGATCAATTTGAGTTCAACAAGAAACTGGAAGAAGAGAGAATTATGAATGTTGACACAAGTCACATGTGCCCTGACCAGCATCAGTACTACCAAGCGCTCAAGAATGGCATACTTGCAAGATGCCTAAATAATTAGATGTGTTAATGTCTTTATTTTGTAGCTTCCCTTAGAATATATTTAGTTGCTCTCAGGTTGCCACATTTATAGTCATATTAATATGTTTGCAGTACTTGTTCTCAGATTGCCACAAGTGTGAATATTGCATCCCTGTTCTTGTCACATTTTATTATATTGCATGACCAGAAGTTCTCAGATTGAAACATGGCCTTGTGCACAGTTTGTTCAATAACTGAGTGGAAATACAAATGTTTCTACTAGCAAATAAAGTCTACATGAATATAAGATAATATTCTAAAAGTGAATAAAATCATCTAACAATTATATTGTAACAATGAATAAAGTCATTCAACAATAATATTCTTATAAAAATCTAGTTGATTTTACCACAGGTGCTCAACAAGGTCGGCTTGAAGCTGTGTGTGAGTTTCCTTGTCCTAAATGTTCTTGTAATTTGAATGAATTCATCTAGTTCAGGTGCACCATCATGGGATATTTTACCTTTTTCTCCCATGTCATCATAATTGAAATCATCTTTGTCATTGTCAATACCCTCACCCTCAATTATATTGTGCATAAGGACACAAGCATGATTGTTCCAAGCATTTCCTCATCCCACACACGAGCTGGCTCTCCAACGATAGCAAAGTGAGCTTGTAGAACCCCAAATGTTCGTTCGAGATCCGTCATACAACCTTCTTATGTCTTGGCAAaatatttcttcttgttgcCTTGTGGCTCTAGTATAGTTTTCAAGAACATGACCCAAGATGGATATATGCCGAGATAATAACCTATTGTATAATTGTTTGCATTAATGCTATAGTTACATGTGGACCACCACCTTCAATAAGCCTTGCAAATATAGGAGATCGTTGAATAACATTTGATATCATTATGAGAGCTTGGCATCCTAAAGAAATACATGCCAGATCCAAATATCCTTAGAGGCAACTGCTTCTTGGTTCCTTTTTATGTCCCCGATACATACCTTTCTATCCAATAGGGCAATTTTTCTACATCCAACACATGCAACCTATGGAGCCAAGCATTCCCAGAAAAACCTCTGCTCTCATCATCAATTGCAAGCAATCTAGCAGTATCTTGTTCATTAAGCAATGTCATGTACTCGGGTCTGAATACGTGAACAACTACGACGAATCTTCTCGAACTTTTTAGTGTAGTACTCTCCCCACTACATACATAGTCATCTGTAGCATCAGTCGCAACACCATAAGTTATCATCCAAAATACGGCCACCACCTTCCGCAAACAAGATAGTCCTAGGGTAGCAATTGTATTTCTCTTTTGCACAAAGTAGTCATCATGCTCCATAATAGCATCTTATACtcctataaagctaaaccccactaccTATTTCTCTCAGCATACAAGATGTCCAACTAAGCAACCCACTATCACACACAATTAAAAATCCATTAACCCATGCAATTGTAGTGTTCGTGTCAGCAAGTCACTatatttctctcaacatgcaagttGTCTAACTAAGCAATGCACTATCACATATAACTACAATTCATTAACCATACAATTGTAATATCCACGTCAGCAAAATACATAAGTATTTTATTTGTCCACGTCATTATTTGTCCACGTCAGTATTTTATTTGCACAATTCATTAACCATATTCCGGCAGCAATGCGCGGGATATTCTCCTAGTTTGTTATATGAACATACACATGATGCCTCTTTTCAAATCTATGGTACAAGACAAAACTAATTAGCCACATCTAACATTTAGAAAACAAATTTCAAACTACAGGAAAAAGTACAAACCTATGCCTAAAATAGTTCGGCGCTCTGAGAAAGTCTTGATAAAGTCCGAAGTGCACAAACTGCCTATCACGGTTCAATAGGTGCTGTCCATCTAGGGAACCATGATGATATAGTTGTTTTGAAAGTGTCATTTGCTACTGCGTTTGCGGCAACAATATataaatcatcatcatcatcatcatctgaaGATAAAGACATGTATAATTCATCATATAATTGAATTCATCTTTAGAATTCATTCATATAGTTGCATTCATCTTCAGAATTCATTCATATATTGAATTCATCTGAACAAATTGTCCTATCAAACAATATAATTATCAATTTGCAAAGTTCTCTGTCTACATGGGCCAAGAAAAACAAACCTCCTGGCCGGCTTGGGCGACCACCAGCAGGCTGCCGTGATGCGCCTCAAGCAGTTCTGAAGCAGTGCGGCCGCGACGCCCTTTTCGCCGTGGGGTCGGCTCCGGCTTGTTCATTTACCTTATAAAAGTGCTGTtagttgatttattgtgagagaaaaacactgttgagtGCTTGGCAACTTTGAATATGGAAACTAtaactaagggggtgtttgggactgctccacaaactctgctCCATAAACTCCACCGTGGAGCAGCTtcacaaaaaactggagtttgtggagtacctctttaggtgctctcacaactccactcttttttctcgaactgagtgcgtggagctgaaaccgtttagCTAAAAAATatggagcggagctgaaaaacgtggagcagttCCAAACACCCCCCCTTAGCGCTTGTTTATCAGATTCAGCCCAACATACGCTCAAGCGCAAAAGACTTACCAAGCCCACGCTTGAAAAAAAAAGCCTTACTGATCCCAAAAAAATTAATGACATGGCAACTTTGAATATGGAGAGTCCTAGTTTTGACGAATACTCTAATTTTTTTCAGATCTATTTAAAGAGTAGCTAAATCATTAAATTTGATTAATATTTTTAGAAATTTCTTAGAGAAATATCTCGTTTTTCATATTTATCCTGCACGTTTTGACATTtccagaaaaataaaatatagaatgGGAACCAAGAATTTGTGACTACCAGCGGGCCAACATTTCTCGCCCAGTTTAGCTGCATGATTCCATATTTTAAGtgaataaataagaaaaaagaaattagtttttttttagcaACAAAGAAATCAGTTTTAATCTGAAATCAAATTTATGAATGAAACATGGAAAAGAACCAAGGGCAGGCTATAGTCGGCCCAGCATATAGTCAGTCTGCTGCCAATTGCTGCTGGGGGAAGCTAGCCGTGGGCCGTGTCTAACACTACATGTGCTCGATTAAAAGGTCCAGCGTCACCCCTCCTTTGAAACCCTTCTTCTAAACAAACCTTTTTAAACTGAATGAACAAAACTCACCAGAATCAGCAAAGCTAGCAGTAGCAGTGCACTGCTAGTCGCCTTGGCCGGCCAgggtggattttttttttggttggcAAATTGAAATGGAAATTTATACAAGACTCTGCATCTAattctccttttcctttcaatccaACAGGACAGGATGGCTACAACAAAACAGAAATGTGCTAGAGAAAATAAGAGAGAAGGGCAAAAGCGAGGAAATCCAATGTACACACAAGCCACACTGCAATTCAGCGACGTGTGCTTTCTCCATGATCATGGGTTTTGAGGAGCTTGGGGAGCCTAGTGGCACTAGCAATACTGGCCTATGTTCTGCTCTCCTGCTCTTCTGCTGCTTCACCACTTGTACTGGCCTCACTCTAAAGAGTAGGGATAAAAgtagtacggatattttccggtcGTATTCGAgatcgaattcgtttagagaggttcagAGTCTGAATATTCAATATCCAATACCATattcgtatccgaatacttaaatcgtatatttatgatgtcgacatctaatcgtatcttatccgacatgattgacattatccatATTCGAATCtgaatccgaccaaaaatatgaaaacaaatatgatatcagtaatatccgtccgtatccgatccgttttcatccctaaagAGGGAGATCACCCATCGTCCGACATGTCGGAAAACAAGAGAGCTCATGCATTCTCACTTGTTAATACTATATATTATCATCATTATTTTTTAAGTGACCTTTAAATCATTTCTCAAGGTAGCATATTTCCATAAATATTGGTAAGGTCTTGTTCATTGGTAATTGGAGCCATCTCCAACAAAATCATGTCATTGCCACTGAGCTTGAAATCTCCATACATCGCTTATCGCTTCAAGTCAGGGGGCTAATTCGGTGGATTCTCACAAGCAAATATCATCATGGGACCTCCTCACATGGTCCGATGACTATTGTCGGGTACCAtaaaccgaggtatccaagctAACACCATATAAAGCCCAATACTCTTTTTCAAAACAAAGGCTAAGGCCCAAAATCACTTGATCTCGAGAAAGGAGAACAGCTGGGCCGTCCAAAGGGTCTCCCTGGATTGGGCCGAAACCATTCCATTTCAGCTTAGGGCAGGCCTCGAGTGACATGAGTCGTCCCCTGTCTCACCCGAGGCTAAGCCTCGGACAGTTTCTCCGACTCGCCGAGCCTAGGCTTCGAATTAATTCTTCTGCCTCGCCTGAGCCCGTGCTCGGACCCTTTCTCACGTCAGCAGTATCCAGGCTTCTTGCGCACAACTGTCGTACTGTAGATGAGACGCGAGGCGTGTCCTTGTGCCCATGCTGCCCAAGCAAGGTATGGCACTCGTTGTTCTGCCTGCTCCCATCACTGCAAACACCTGACTCCTATCACTATGTGCACGACCGGGTCAGACAGGAGTGGGCCACGTCAAATCCTAGGCACTGCAGCCACGAGTCCCATTAACTCCTAAACACAGGTTAGGGAAGGAGGCCTCAAGAGATAGCCCTGATGCAGAACAGGGCTCGGCATGATGAGAAGGGGAAGGCGTCAAGTCTACAACATCGGACATGGCTCGGTAAGAGCAGCAGGGGCAAACACGCCGTGACCACGATCAAGCTACAACGATAGGGATGGTCTACCTTGACTTCTGTACGACGCCAGATTTAGAATAGTAACACAAAAACATGTACTCCCTTACTCCCCTTGGGTTATAAAAAGGGGAGGAAGGCCCTCATTTAAGGGACAGGCAGCACACACTAAACTTGGCAACGGGCAGAAAATATCCGCGTATCCGCGGGCACCCGACCCGGCGGGCAAGGATATGAGCACGTATCTGTGTCCGCGGGCACGGGCGCGGATAGGAAGTTGTGCCCAGCGAGCATAGCTTCACGGGTAAAAAAAGATCATGCCCGCACCCGTAAACCCACCAAATCCGCACTGACATGTGGGACCACTGTAGAAGAGATATATAAACTCCGGTTCTAGGGTTTTTCTCATCCAAATTCCCAATCCCCTCATCCTCACCAGCCGGCGGCCGCCATCACGGTTCCTGCTCCAAGCCTCCAATCCTCCCCTGAATCCGATCTCCTCACTCCTCAGTCCTCACCCCCGCGACTCCATCACTCCATGGACCGACTCGGCCGAGGCCGTGAGCGACGCGACGCGACCCCGCCTCGGCGCCTGTCCTCTTCG
Protein-coding sequences here:
- the LOC8083406 gene encoding glutathione S-transferase T3 isoform X1, whose translation is MDAERKGTQLMRRRVVPPTGGQPTRVLFPDAAEVEVVDELSGTMDSGAYFADLITKGHGLAGQSENPPPPQEVVAQDEVQTIGKRNQRRTKNFTVEEDEQLVKAWLNVSLDRVKGVDQPHTTYWERIHAYFHVHKDFSSDRTQGSLMNRWSGIQHDVNLFAGCLSKTECENQSGVSIDDKQADALKMFIREDRQHRQFSYMHCWKILKDQTKWADRRRKMETQKTISKKHNVVANSSTASASPLLPSPTIDGNEHSNSALQRPPGQKKKQKLWQHCSIEALDYLLAKKKEADADKELNKEERCKKAFALQEERIRLEKEKLELQRDQFEFNKKLEEERIMNVDTSHMCPDQHQYYQALKNGILARCLNN
- the LOC8083406 gene encoding glutathione S-transferase T3 isoform X2, which gives rise to MDSGAYFADLITKGHGLAGQSENPPPPQEVVAQDEVQTIGKRNQRRTKNFTVEEDEQLVKAWLNVSLDRVKGVDQPHTTYWERIHAYFHVHKDFSSDRTQGSLMNRWSGIQHDVNLFAGCLSKTECENQSGVSIDDKQADALKMFIREDRQHRQFSYMHCWKILKDQTKWADRRRKMETQKTISKKHNVVANSSTASASPLLPSPTIDGNEHSNSALQRPPGQKKKQKLWQHCSIEALDYLLAKKKEADADKELNKEERCKKAFALQEERIRLEKEKLELQRDQFEFNKKLEEERIMNVDTSHMCPDQHQYYQALKNGILARCLNN